One Burkholderia pyrrocinia DNA segment encodes these proteins:
- a CDS encoding LysR family transcriptional regulator yields MDMLENMRLFVRVVEAGSFTAVAKEIDATTAQVSRAVSNLEAHVQTRLLHRTTRHLGLTESGERYFERAKSILAEIDYANAEARNALLRPSGKMRIHAMTGLGQSHVVSSIVRYQEDNPDVAVELTLAQRMPNLVEEGYDVSIVTASQLPDSGYVAQTCGTSCSVLVASREYLARHGTPQTPGDLPNHVCLRLDTPASPAGEWRLERNDGDEAVYELQPAPFQVNVPDALCVAVRAGRGIACVALYTVLDDIRARRLIRVLPDYRLQTVSVYAVYATRRYLDAKIRTFLDHLRTTLTPALENDLRELDRLTIEQTPGGRKRA; encoded by the coding sequence ATGGACATGCTCGAAAACATGCGCCTGTTCGTGCGCGTTGTCGAAGCCGGCAGTTTTACCGCGGTCGCGAAGGAAATCGACGCGACCACCGCGCAGGTGTCGCGCGCGGTATCGAACCTCGAAGCGCACGTACAGACGCGCCTGCTGCATCGCACGACGCGCCATCTCGGCCTCACCGAAAGCGGCGAACGCTATTTCGAGCGCGCGAAATCGATCCTCGCGGAAATCGACTACGCGAACGCGGAGGCGCGCAACGCGCTGTTGCGGCCGAGCGGCAAGATGCGCATCCATGCGATGACGGGGCTCGGGCAGAGTCATGTCGTGTCGTCGATCGTCCGCTACCAGGAGGACAACCCCGACGTGGCGGTCGAGCTGACGCTCGCGCAGCGGATGCCGAATCTCGTCGAGGAAGGCTACGACGTGTCGATCGTGACGGCGTCGCAATTGCCCGATTCGGGCTATGTCGCGCAAACCTGCGGCACGAGCTGCAGCGTGCTCGTCGCGTCGCGCGAATACCTCGCGCGGCACGGCACGCCGCAGACGCCCGGCGATTTGCCGAACCACGTGTGCCTGCGTCTCGATACGCCCGCATCGCCGGCCGGCGAATGGCGGCTCGAGCGCAATGACGGCGACGAGGCTGTCTACGAACTGCAGCCTGCGCCGTTCCAGGTCAACGTGCCGGACGCGCTGTGCGTCGCGGTGCGCGCCGGGCGCGGGATCGCGTGCGTCGCGCTGTATACGGTGCTCGACGATATCCGCGCGCGGCGGCTGATCCGCGTGCTTCCCGATTACCGGTTGCAGACGGTGAGCGTGTATGCCGTCTACGCGACGCGCCGCTATCTCGACGCGAAGATCCGCACGTTCCTCGACCATCTGCGCACGACGCTCACGCCCGCGCTGGAGAACGACCTGCGCGAACTCGACCGGTTGACGATCGAGCAGACGCCGGGCGGCCGCAAGCGCGCTTGA
- a CDS encoding LysR substrate-binding domain-containing protein produces the protein MIELHQLRCFVAVAEELHFGRAARRLFMTQPPLSRQIQLLEHALGIALLERSSRQVGLTAAGERFLRDARHILEFSARAEQAAQRVAHGGAGRITLGFTAVSAYRMIPVLLAHAAHALPDVDVELREMVSTVQIDALASRMLDAGFVRQRAARQPLEYRLVQREPMLVAVAQGAPLAAYEQIGPDELDRQPFIAYSPNEGKYFHDMISGMFAGAGRLPNYLHYVGQTHTILGLVRAGLGAALVPASARELHVDGVVFRPLAGVNVAAELYLAWRADNDNPALPVFNAMVERFLAQEQGGAAA, from the coding sequence ATGATTGAACTGCACCAGCTTCGCTGCTTCGTCGCGGTCGCCGAGGAACTGCATTTCGGCCGCGCGGCCAGGCGGCTCTTCATGACCCAGCCGCCGCTCAGCCGGCAGATTCAGTTGCTCGAGCACGCGCTCGGCATCGCGCTGCTCGAACGCAGCAGCCGGCAGGTCGGCCTGACCGCGGCCGGCGAGCGTTTCCTGCGCGACGCGCGGCACATCCTCGAATTCTCCGCGCGGGCCGAGCAAGCCGCGCAGCGCGTCGCGCACGGCGGGGCCGGCCGCATCACGCTCGGCTTCACGGCCGTCAGTGCATACCGGATGATTCCGGTGCTGCTCGCACACGCGGCGCACGCGCTGCCGGACGTCGACGTCGAATTGCGCGAGATGGTGTCGACCGTGCAGATCGACGCGCTCGCATCGCGGATGCTCGACGCGGGTTTCGTGCGCCAGCGCGCCGCGCGCCAGCCGCTCGAATACCGGCTCGTGCAGCGCGAGCCGATGCTCGTCGCGGTCGCGCAAGGCGCGCCGCTTGCCGCGTACGAGCAGATCGGCCCCGACGAGCTCGACCGGCAGCCGTTCATCGCGTATTCGCCGAACGAGGGGAAGTACTTTCACGACATGATCTCGGGGATGTTCGCGGGCGCCGGGCGGCTGCCGAACTACCTGCACTACGTCGGGCAGACGCATACGATCCTCGGCCTCGTGCGCGCGGGGCTCGGCGCGGCGCTCGTGCCGGCGTCGGCGCGCGAGCTGCATGTCGACGGCGTGGTGTTCCGGCCGCTGGCGGGTGTCAACGTCGCGGCCGAGCTGTATCTCGCGTGGCGCGCGGACAACGACAATCCGGCGCTGCCGGTGTTCAACGCGATGGTCGAGCGGTTTCTCGCGCAGGAGCAGGGCGGCGCGGCGGCGTAG
- a CDS encoding transporter substrate-binding and LysM peptidoglycan-binding domain-containing protein: MKKLLGAIAFLVVLVGVWIVHQGGLSSLIPAHDTAPASTSAQNGDTGQPAQPSPSANVLPAGFTPQASALKSIAENGIVRISVQNPSEPFFGEDKGAPHGFNVELARLLFADPSFSHGGKPVVVDTRHEVDTYPGVPKQLLDTDAKGNHVVDVAMDGLTFPDNTPAGVVYSVPYVDDFGYSLIVRQGSAIRSTDDLAGKTVGILKGDPDVRAFVTRQYPNVRFVEVDDSDPAFIAKSIDGHTVDAFIYDYPFAVSSIKSTDLKFAVTKLDGSSIAYKIGVRADDQDLLIYLNAAIAKLKQSPQYLDLLRKYFVSDQAVTTAAASGEHTYVVKAGDTLNMIAASKLGSGQRYREIQRRNNLANPNLILAGQHLVIPVR, encoded by the coding sequence ATGAAAAAACTTCTCGGCGCAATCGCGTTTCTGGTGGTGCTCGTCGGCGTATGGATCGTGCATCAGGGCGGCCTGTCGTCGCTGATTCCCGCGCACGACACGGCCCCGGCCTCGACGTCCGCGCAAAACGGCGACACCGGCCAGCCCGCGCAGCCGTCGCCGTCGGCCAACGTGCTGCCGGCCGGCTTCACGCCGCAGGCCAGCGCGCTGAAATCGATTGCCGAAAACGGCATCGTGCGGATCTCGGTGCAGAACCCGAGCGAGCCGTTCTTCGGCGAGGACAAGGGTGCACCGCACGGCTTCAACGTCGAACTCGCGCGGCTGCTGTTCGCGGATCCGTCGTTCTCGCACGGCGGCAAGCCGGTCGTCGTCGATACGCGTCACGAGGTCGACACGTACCCGGGCGTGCCGAAGCAACTGCTCGACACGGACGCGAAGGGGAACCACGTCGTCGACGTGGCAATGGACGGGCTGACGTTCCCGGACAACACGCCGGCCGGCGTCGTCTATTCGGTGCCGTACGTCGACGATTTCGGCTATTCGCTGATCGTGCGGCAAGGGTCCGCGATCCGCTCGACCGACGATCTCGCGGGCAAGACGGTCGGCATCCTGAAGGGCGACCCCGACGTGCGCGCGTTCGTCACGCGCCAGTATCCGAACGTCCGGTTCGTCGAGGTCGACGATTCCGATCCGGCGTTCATCGCGAAGAGCATCGACGGGCATACGGTCGACGCGTTCATCTACGACTATCCGTTCGCGGTCAGCTCGATCAAGAGTACCGACCTGAAGTTCGCGGTGACCAAGCTCGACGGTTCGAGCATCGCGTACAAGATCGGCGTGCGCGCCGACGACCAGGATCTGCTGATCTACCTGAACGCCGCGATCGCGAAGCTCAAGCAGTCGCCGCAGTATCTCGACCTGCTGCGCAAGTACTTCGTCAGCGACCAGGCGGTGACGACCGCGGCCGCGTCGGGCGAACACACGTACGTGGTGAAGGCGGGCGACACGCTGAACATGATCGCGGCGAGCAAGCTCGGCAGCGGCCAGCGTTATCGCGAGATCCAGCGCCGCAACAACCTTGCCAATCCGAACCTGATCCTGGCCGGCCAGCATCTCGTGATTCCGGTCCGGTAG
- a CDS encoding calcium:proton antiporter: MPLSSNQLPRWTLWAPLAAWLVLALSRVVPAEGLVIALFAAALAGAVFAAVHHAEVVAHRVGEPFGTLVLAVAVTVIEVALIVSVMLGAGPEKSGLARDTVFAAVMIICNGIVGICLLVGAWKHGEQDFQGRGASKALAVLASLSVLSLVMPNYLSAVPGPQFSKSQLAFAGVSSLVLYGVFVFVQTVRHRDYFLADHDSANETVHAAPPSNRTAVISMVLLFASLVAVVLLAKLLSPAVEHAVLKLGAPEAAVGIVIAALVLLPEGLAAVTAARANRLQTSMNLALGSALASIGLTIPTVAAVFIWVGQPLTLGIGAMETVLLALTLLVSTLTLSQGRTTVLHGVVHLSLFAAYLFLSVTH; encoded by the coding sequence ATGCCGCTCTCGTCCAACCAGCTCCCGCGCTGGACCCTCTGGGCCCCGCTTGCCGCATGGCTGGTACTCGCGCTGTCGCGCGTCGTGCCGGCCGAAGGCCTCGTCATCGCGCTGTTCGCCGCCGCACTGGCCGGCGCCGTGTTCGCCGCCGTCCACCATGCGGAAGTCGTCGCGCACCGCGTCGGCGAACCGTTCGGCACGCTCGTGCTCGCGGTCGCCGTGACCGTCATCGAAGTCGCGCTGATCGTGTCGGTGATGCTCGGTGCGGGCCCCGAGAAATCGGGCCTCGCGCGCGACACCGTGTTCGCCGCCGTGATGATCATCTGCAACGGCATCGTCGGCATCTGCCTGCTGGTCGGCGCGTGGAAGCACGGCGAACAGGACTTCCAGGGGCGCGGCGCGAGCAAGGCGCTCGCGGTGCTGGCTTCGCTGTCCGTGCTGTCGCTCGTGATGCCGAATTACCTGAGCGCGGTGCCGGGCCCGCAGTTCTCGAAATCGCAGCTCGCGTTCGCCGGCGTGTCGTCGCTCGTGCTGTACGGCGTGTTCGTGTTCGTGCAGACCGTGCGTCACCGCGACTACTTCCTCGCCGATCACGACAGCGCGAACGAAACGGTGCACGCGGCGCCGCCGAGCAACCGCACTGCGGTGATCAGCATGGTGCTGCTGTTCGCGAGCCTCGTCGCGGTCGTGCTGCTCGCGAAGCTGCTGTCGCCGGCCGTCGAGCATGCGGTGCTGAAGCTCGGCGCGCCCGAAGCCGCGGTCGGCATCGTGATCGCCGCGCTCGTGCTGCTGCCGGAAGGGCTCGCGGCCGTCACCGCCGCGCGCGCGAACCGCCTGCAGACCAGCATGAACCTCGCGCTCGGTTCGGCGCTCGCGAGCATCGGGCTCACGATCCCGACCGTCGCGGCCGTGTTCATCTGGGTCGGCCAGCCGCTCACGCTTGGCATCGGCGCGATGGAAACCGTGCTGCTGGCGCTCACCTTGCTGGTCAGCACGCTGACGCTCAGCCAGGGGCGCACGACGGTGCTGCACGGCGTCGTGCACCTGTCGCTGTTCGCCGCGTACCTGTTCCTGTCGGTCACCCACTGA
- a CDS encoding 3-hydroxyacyl-CoA dehydrogenase produces MAVSSAHSVNSGALAPSAVVGVIGAGAMGAGIAQVAAAAGHTVLLYDLNEAACDKALTGIRAQFARLAEKGRLEPAQADAVGNRIRAVRALADLAGAALIVEAAAERLDVKREIFATLERHVDDACLLATNTSSISITSIAAGLRVPQRVAGLHFFNPAPLMALVEVVSGLATAPEVAQVLYATAAAWGKKPVMAKSTPGFIVNRVARPYYAEALRVLNEQGGTPASIDAVMREAGGFRMGPFELMDLIGQDVNFAVTESVFRAYFNDPRYTPSLIQQELVNAGFLGRKSGRGFYSYADGATPPAPDLEPPRDAPADVTLYAQDGPAAALHARFAERVALARQAGAHPDDLLAMAGRASIALTDGRTATARAAQTGVADLVLVDLARDYAQAGLVALTRALQCSDAAYADAVGLLQQAGLRVVGVADVPGMVAMRTVAMLANEAADTVNQGVCSPADLDLAMEKGVNYPCGPLAWADAIGIGRVFRVLSNLAASYGEDRYRVSPRIAALHAAGRTFRS; encoded by the coding sequence ATGGCTGTTTCCTCTGCACATTCGGTGAACTCGGGCGCGCTGGCGCCGTCGGCCGTCGTCGGCGTGATCGGCGCCGGCGCGATGGGTGCGGGCATTGCGCAGGTCGCGGCGGCGGCCGGCCATACGGTGCTGCTGTACGACCTGAACGAAGCGGCCTGCGACAAGGCGCTGACCGGCATCCGCGCACAGTTCGCGCGGCTCGCGGAGAAAGGCCGGCTCGAACCGGCACAGGCCGACGCGGTCGGCAACCGGATCCGCGCGGTGCGTGCGCTGGCCGATCTCGCGGGCGCTGCGCTGATCGTCGAGGCGGCGGCCGAGCGGCTCGACGTGAAGCGCGAGATCTTCGCGACGCTCGAACGCCATGTCGACGACGCATGCCTGCTGGCGACCAATACGTCGTCGATCTCGATCACGTCGATCGCCGCCGGGCTGCGCGTGCCGCAGCGCGTCGCCGGCCTGCATTTCTTCAACCCGGCGCCGCTGATGGCACTCGTCGAGGTGGTCAGCGGGCTCGCGACCGCGCCCGAGGTCGCGCAGGTCCTGTATGCGACCGCCGCAGCGTGGGGCAAAAAGCCCGTGATGGCGAAATCGACGCCGGGCTTCATCGTGAACCGCGTCGCGCGGCCGTATTACGCGGAGGCGCTGCGCGTGCTGAACGAGCAGGGCGGCACGCCGGCATCGATCGACGCGGTGATGCGCGAGGCCGGCGGGTTCCGGATGGGGCCGTTCGAGCTGATGGACCTGATCGGCCAGGACGTGAACTTCGCGGTGACCGAGTCGGTGTTCCGCGCGTACTTCAACGACCCGCGCTACACGCCGTCGCTGATCCAGCAGGAACTCGTGAACGCGGGCTTTCTCGGGCGCAAGTCGGGGCGCGGCTTCTATTCGTATGCGGACGGCGCGACGCCGCCCGCACCCGATCTCGAACCGCCGCGCGATGCACCGGCGGATGTCACGCTGTACGCGCAGGACGGCCCGGCCGCCGCGCTGCACGCGCGCTTCGCGGAACGCGTCGCGCTCGCCCGGCAGGCTGGCGCGCATCCGGACGACCTGCTCGCGATGGCCGGCCGCGCATCGATCGCACTGACCGACGGCCGTACGGCGACCGCGCGCGCCGCGCAAACGGGCGTGGCCGATCTCGTGCTCGTCGACCTCGCGCGCGATTACGCGCAGGCCGGGCTCGTCGCGCTGACGCGCGCGCTCCAGTGCAGCGACGCGGCCTATGCGGACGCGGTCGGGCTGCTCCAGCAGGCGGGCTTGCGCGTCGTCGGCGTCGCCGACGTGCCGGGGATGGTTGCGATGCGCACCGTCGCGATGCTCGCGAACGAGGCGGCCGACACGGTGAACCAGGGCGTGTGTTCGCCCGCCGATCTCGATCTCGCGATGGAGAAGGGCGTGAACTACCCGTGCGGCCCGCTCGCGTGGGCCGATGCGATCGGCATCGGCCGCGTGTTTCGCGTGCTGTCGAACCTGGCGGCGAGCTACGGCGAGGACCGCTATCGCGTGTCGCCGCGCATCGCCGCGCTGCACGCGGCCGGCCGCACGTTCCGGTCGTAG
- the paaK gene encoding phenylacetate--CoA ligase PaaK, whose protein sequence is MTHPTHPAAALEPIETASRDELHALQLERLKWSLRHAYDNVPHYRRTFDAAGVHPDDLKTLADLARFPFSTKHDLRDNYPFGLFAVPREQVVRVHASSGTTGKPTVVGYTARDIDTWANVTARSIRAAGGRPGDTLHNAFGYGLFTGGLGIHYGAERLGCMVVPMSGGQTEKQVQLIRDFEPKIILVTPSYMLNLIDEMVRQGMDPAESSLKIGIFGAEPWTQALREEVETRVGIDALDIYGLSEVMGPGVACECVETKDGPVIWEDHFYPEIIDPVTGEVLPDGSQGELVFTSLTKEAMPMIRYRTRDLTALLPPTARTMRRLAKITGRSDDMLIVRGVNVFPSQIEEIVVALPALSGQFQITLSRDGHMDRLDLAVELRSEAEASVTESDRAALARELQHRIKTMVGVSSGVTVLAAGGIPATATGKARRVIDRRQAA, encoded by the coding sequence ATGACTCACCCGACGCATCCCGCCGCCGCCCTCGAGCCGATCGAGACCGCCAGCCGCGACGAACTGCACGCGCTGCAGCTCGAACGCCTCAAGTGGTCGCTGCGCCACGCGTACGACAACGTCCCGCACTATCGGCGCACGTTCGATGCGGCGGGCGTGCATCCGGACGACCTGAAGACGCTCGCCGATCTCGCCCGATTTCCGTTCTCGACGAAGCACGACCTGCGCGACAACTATCCGTTCGGGCTGTTCGCGGTGCCGCGCGAGCAGGTGGTGCGCGTGCACGCGTCGAGCGGCACGACGGGCAAGCCGACCGTGGTCGGCTACACGGCGCGCGACATCGACACGTGGGCGAACGTGACCGCGCGCTCGATCCGCGCGGCCGGCGGCCGCCCGGGCGACACGCTGCACAACGCGTTCGGCTATGGCCTCTTCACGGGCGGCCTCGGGATTCACTACGGCGCGGAGCGGCTCGGCTGCATGGTCGTGCCGATGTCGGGCGGGCAGACCGAGAAGCAGGTGCAACTGATCCGCGATTTCGAGCCGAAGATCATCCTCGTCACGCCGTCGTACATGCTGAACCTGATCGACGAGATGGTGCGGCAGGGGATGGACCCGGCCGAGTCGTCGCTGAAGATCGGCATCTTCGGCGCCGAGCCGTGGACCCAGGCGTTGCGCGAGGAAGTGGAGACGCGCGTGGGCATCGACGCGCTCGACATCTACGGGCTGTCTGAAGTGATGGGCCCGGGCGTCGCGTGCGAATGCGTCGAGACGAAGGACGGCCCGGTGATCTGGGAAGACCATTTCTACCCGGAGATCATCGATCCCGTCACGGGCGAAGTGTTGCCCGACGGCAGCCAGGGCGAGCTCGTGTTCACGTCGCTGACGAAGGAAGCGATGCCGATGATCCGCTACCGCACGCGCGACCTTACCGCGCTGCTGCCGCCGACCGCGCGCACGATGCGCCGTCTCGCGAAAATCACGGGCCGTTCCGACGACATGCTGATCGTGCGCGGCGTGAACGTGTTCCCGAGCCAGATCGAGGAGATCGTCGTCGCGCTGCCGGCGCTGTCGGGCCAGTTCCAGATCACGCTGTCGCGCGACGGTCACATGGACCGGCTCGACCTCGCGGTCGAGTTGCGCTCCGAGGCGGAGGCGTCCGTCACCGAAAGCGATCGCGCGGCGCTCGCACGCGAGCTGCAGCACCGGATCAAGACGATGGTCGGCGTGTCGTCCGGCGTGACGGTGCTCGCGGCGGGCGGCATTCCCGCGACCGCGACCGGCAAGGCCCGGCGCGTGATCGATCGCCGCCAGGCCGCCTGA
- a CDS encoding enoyl-CoA hydratase-related protein gives MDGLKTLAVAVDARGIATVALQRGDVLNAFDETMIAELTDAFTALGQRDDVRAIVLRSDGRAFCAGADLQWMQRASANDAAANLRDAERFAAMMRAIRQCPKPTVARVQGHAFGGGVGLCAACDIVIASDHARFSVSEARFGILPAVIGPYLVEAVGQRQARRLALTATQLAAGEAVAIGLIHQAVPLDALDEALDRTLAELGRNGPNALMEIKRFFDAIGEYPPSDERAAFTAQTISRVRATPEAKEGFAAFFAKRPPAWEAGAE, from the coding sequence ATGGATGGATTGAAGACCCTGGCCGTCGCGGTCGATGCGCGCGGCATCGCGACCGTCGCGCTGCAGCGCGGCGACGTGCTCAACGCGTTCGACGAGACGATGATCGCCGAGCTGACCGACGCATTCACGGCGCTTGGCCAGCGCGACGACGTGCGCGCGATCGTGCTGCGCTCGGACGGCCGCGCGTTCTGCGCGGGCGCCGACCTGCAGTGGATGCAGCGCGCGAGCGCGAACGACGCGGCTGCGAACCTGCGCGACGCGGAGCGGTTCGCCGCGATGATGCGCGCGATCCGCCAATGCCCGAAGCCGACGGTGGCACGCGTGCAGGGCCACGCGTTCGGCGGTGGCGTGGGCCTGTGCGCGGCCTGCGACATCGTGATCGCGAGCGACCACGCGCGCTTTTCGGTCAGCGAGGCGCGTTTCGGAATCCTGCCTGCCGTGATCGGCCCGTATCTGGTCGAGGCGGTCGGCCAGCGCCAGGCGCGCCGGCTCGCGCTGACCGCGACGCAGCTCGCCGCCGGCGAAGCCGTCGCGATCGGCCTGATCCACCAGGCCGTGCCGCTCGACGCGCTCGACGAAGCGCTCGACCGGACGCTCGCCGAGCTCGGCCGCAACGGCCCGAACGCGCTGATGGAGATCAAGCGCTTCTTCGACGCGATCGGCGAGTATCCGCCGTCGGACGAGCGCGCGGCATTCACCGCGCAGACGATCTCCCGCGTGCGGGCGACGCCGGAAGCGAAGGAGGGCTTCGCCGCGTTCTTCGCGAAGCGGCCGCCGGCGTGGGAAGCGGGCGCCGAGTAA
- a CDS encoding MarC family protein, producing the protein MIVNRLISEILFGFTGLIGIINPIGIAFLFLERTEALTEHERDLLARKVAFNAFIVLMVAFFAGTPVLHFFGISMEALRIGGGLAVAVAGWQMLNEPDVPGGGDTPVKPIDANAIMTRAFFPLTVPLTVGPGSISTAIALNANRTHKLSEFMLSSIVSIAVSVLVAVVIWQTYSRAALLSRYLGTEGTKVAMRVSAFLLLCIGVQIMLTGFSAFLQPIADQVK; encoded by the coding sequence ATGATCGTCAACCGCCTTATCTCCGAGATCCTGTTCGGCTTCACCGGCCTGATCGGCATCATCAATCCGATCGGCATCGCGTTCCTGTTTCTCGAGCGGACCGAGGCGCTCACCGAGCACGAGCGCGACCTGCTCGCGAGGAAGGTTGCGTTCAACGCGTTCATCGTGCTGATGGTCGCGTTCTTCGCCGGTACGCCCGTGCTGCATTTCTTCGGGATCTCGATGGAGGCGCTGCGGATCGGCGGCGGCCTGGCGGTCGCGGTGGCGGGCTGGCAGATGCTGAACGAGCCCGACGTGCCGGGCGGCGGCGACACGCCGGTCAAGCCGATCGACGCGAACGCGATCATGACGCGCGCGTTCTTCCCGCTGACCGTGCCGCTGACGGTCGGCCCCGGCTCGATCTCGACCGCGATCGCGCTGAATGCGAACCGCACGCACAAGCTGTCGGAATTCATGCTGTCGAGCATCGTATCGATTGCCGTCTCCGTGCTGGTCGCGGTCGTGATCTGGCAAACCTACAGCCGCGCCGCGCTGCTGTCGCGCTACCTCGGCACCGAAGGCACCAAGGTCGCGATGCGCGTGTCGGCGTTCCTGCTGCTGTGCATCGGCGTGCAGATCATGCTGACCGGCTTCTCCGCGTTCCTGCAGCCGATCGCCGACCAGGTCAAGTAA
- a CDS encoding aldo/keto reductase has product MEYVKFGSTGLEVSKLVLGCMTFGEPSRGTHPWTLPEAESRPIIQRAVEAGINFFDTANMYSDGTSEEIVGRALRDFTQRDDVVIATKVFYRMRSGPNGAGLSRKAIMTDIDQSLKRLGTDYVDLYQIHRWDDGTPIEETLEALHDVVKAGKARYIGASSMFAWQFAKALHTSKQNGWTRFVSMQNHLNLLYREEEREMLPLCEDEGIAVIPWSPLARGRLTRNWDESSERQQKDDVGQRLYDATADADKAVVDAVAAIAAARNVPRAQVALAWVAQKRGVTAPIVGISKPQQLDDALGALALKLTDDEIATLEGPYVPHAVAGFN; this is encoded by the coding sequence ATGGAATACGTGAAATTCGGGTCGACGGGGCTGGAGGTGTCGAAACTGGTGCTGGGTTGCATGACGTTCGGCGAGCCGTCGCGCGGCACGCACCCGTGGACGCTGCCGGAAGCGGAGAGCCGCCCGATCATCCAGCGGGCGGTCGAAGCCGGCATCAACTTCTTCGATACCGCGAACATGTATTCGGACGGCACGTCGGAGGAGATCGTCGGCCGCGCGCTGCGCGATTTCACGCAGCGCGACGACGTCGTGATCGCGACCAAGGTGTTCTACCGGATGCGGTCGGGGCCGAACGGCGCGGGCCTGTCGCGCAAGGCGATCATGACCGACATCGACCAGAGCCTGAAGCGGCTCGGCACCGATTACGTCGACCTGTACCAGATCCACCGCTGGGATGACGGCACGCCGATCGAGGAGACGCTCGAGGCGCTGCACGACGTCGTGAAGGCCGGCAAGGCACGCTATATCGGTGCATCGTCGATGTTCGCGTGGCAGTTCGCGAAGGCGCTGCACACGTCGAAGCAGAACGGCTGGACCCGCTTCGTCAGCATGCAGAACCACCTGAACCTGCTGTATCGCGAGGAAGAGCGGGAAATGCTGCCGCTGTGCGAAGACGAGGGCATCGCGGTGATTCCGTGGAGCCCGCTCGCGCGCGGCCGCCTGACGCGCAACTGGGACGAATCATCGGAACGGCAGCAGAAGGACGACGTCGGCCAGCGGCTGTACGACGCGACGGCCGATGCGGACAAGGCGGTCGTCGACGCCGTCGCGGCGATCGCCGCCGCGCGCAACGTGCCGCGCGCGCAGGTCGCGCTCGCGTGGGTCGCGCAAAAGCGCGGTGTTACCGCGCCGATCGTCGGCATCTCGAAGCCGCAGCAACTGGACGATGCGCTCGGCGCGCTCGCGTTGAAGCTGACCGACGACGAAATCGCCACGCTCGAAGGCCCGTACGTGCCGCACGCGGTCGCCGGGTTCAATTGA
- a CDS encoding CPBP family intramembrane glutamic endopeptidase, translated as MSLSLLPCATIWLALFAAAALAWHRPQHGLSLILAVLGYAGALAFGKLEPVALAPLALLAVAAWGVSPARPLAVRIAAHAVFAALAIALSLHLIPGFHNPLVIAPTRFTPDAVPFTMYLNLDKPLVGLWLLWVLPWVAPDVALSRVLRTGAAAAVATAAACLAGALAFGMVGWAPKWPASGWLWLVNNLLLVTLAEEALFRGYVQGGLTRALRAFAWGPWAALAIGAVLFGAAHAAGGWQWIVLGTVAGIGYGLAWRRGGLLAAALAHAGLNVVHFGLFTYPMLDAAR; from the coding sequence ATGTCCCTTTCGCTCCTTCCGTGCGCCACGATCTGGCTCGCCCTGTTCGCGGCCGCCGCACTCGCGTGGCATCGCCCGCAGCACGGCCTGAGCCTCATCCTGGCCGTGCTCGGCTATGCCGGCGCGCTGGCGTTCGGCAAGCTCGAGCCGGTCGCGCTGGCGCCGCTCGCACTGCTGGCCGTGGCCGCCTGGGGCGTGTCGCCCGCGCGCCCGCTCGCGGTGCGGATCGCCGCGCATGCCGTGTTTGCCGCGCTCGCGATCGCGCTGAGCCTGCACCTGATCCCCGGTTTCCATAATCCGCTCGTGATCGCCCCGACGCGCTTCACGCCGGACGCCGTGCCGTTCACGATGTACCTGAATCTCGACAAGCCGCTGGTCGGCCTGTGGCTGCTGTGGGTGCTGCCGTGGGTCGCACCCGACGTCGCGCTGTCGCGCGTGTTACGCACGGGCGCGGCGGCGGCCGTCGCGACGGCGGCTGCATGCCTGGCCGGCGCGCTCGCGTTCGGGATGGTCGGCTGGGCACCCAAATGGCCCGCGTCGGGCTGGCTGTGGCTCGTGAACAACCTGCTGCTCGTCACGCTCGCCGAGGAAGCGCTGTTCCGCGGCTACGTGCAAGGCGGGCTGACCCGCGCGCTCCGCGCGTTCGCATGGGGCCCGTGGGCCGCGCTGGCAATCGGCGCGGTGCTGTTCGGCGCCGCGCACGCGGCCGGCGGCTGGCAATGGATCGTGCTCGGCACGGTGGCCGGCATCGGCTACGGCCTCGCGTGGCGGCGCGGCGGACTGCTCGCCGCCGCGCTCGCGCATGCGGGGCTGAACGTCGTCCACTTCGGTCTGTTCACCTACCCGATGCTCGACGCCGCGCGCTGA